In Porites lutea chromosome 9, jaPorLute2.1, whole genome shotgun sequence, a single window of DNA contains:
- the LOC140948965 gene encoding uncharacterized protein, with protein sequence MVTCLIGVKKASNLGTGQPKRGPEKIRSTTKEADSLTCVVGIFSRALLLLSLLQIQTSGCYGCGNDQVTWRRDNASQNDTCLPCIDCPDGMESSIRCGGVAKYGTDLHCVACKVGMYSDSYGKEQCRPCSLCSEGRSVKRNCSASQNRLCGSCNYGYYMNDVVSSCLSCSICCWDGKDQLESQCIEQGLPNHRQCRPRHKDGCDLSTTATKESTRTEGRIVITSPTTIKRTIQTRKTTSRISVTVQDDSTKIQSNKSTTPFQSLSTATEQLEEEITKRKPTSQTALTRHPRRKNRENTASTHLTTRVFSYGKDGRSLAERSENERRIIVAVVVSMVVLILLAVIIKRNTVGNYLIWMKCRPVCRSRDSELGEGTERSSLDESRSSVVVVPDINGVQGVLSPLNTLKYLSLDAYEKVWKRMDKRPEGTNKGDFKTVALEFGFEEENIWELEKEFKTSGSGSPSRQLLEALETRRPKLTVFEFIKVMKKPNIDRDDIADILQDYVFK encoded by the exons ATGGTTACTTGTTTAATTGGCGTGAAG AAAGCGTCCAATCTTGGAACAGGCCAGCCAAAACGAGGACCTGAAAAGATACGAAGCACGACAAAAGAAGCTGATTCCTTAACTTGTGTGGTGGGAATCTTTTCAAGAGCGTTGCTTTTGCTATCGTTG CTCCAGATACAGACGAGTGGTTGTTATGGTTGCGGTAATGACCAAGTCACGTGGAGAAGGGACAATGCGTCACAGAATGACACGTGTCTGCCCTGCATCGACTGCCCGGATGGAATGGAGTCCTCTATTCGGTGCGGAGGGGTTGCGAAATATGGAACAGACCTGCACTGTGTGGCGTGCAAAGTGGGAATGTATTCTGATTCCTATGGTAAAGAACAGTGTAGGCCATGTTCTTTGTGTTCAGAGGGGAGGTCAGTTAAACGTAACTGCTCTGCATCGCAAAATAGACTATGTGGCTCGTGCAACTATGGTTACTACATGAATGATGTTGTCTCAAGCTGCCTGTCTTGTTCCATCTGCTGTTGGGATGGTAAAGACCAATTAGAGAGTCAGTGTATAGAACAGGGATTACCAAACCATCGGCAATGCAGACCGAGACACAAAGATGGCTGTGATCTATCGACAACAGCAACCAAAGAAAGCACAAGAACTGAGGGCAGGATCGTGATCACCAGTCCAACTACAATAAAGAGAACAATTCAAACGAGAAAAACCACGTCGAGAATTTCAGTCACGGTACAAGACGACAGCACCAAAATACAATCAAATAAAAGTACTACACCTTTCCAGTCGCTCTCAACTGCCACGGAACAGCTGGAAGAAGAAATAACCAAGCGTAAGCCCACGTCCCAAACAGCTCTGACCCGACACCCGAGAAGAAAGAACCGAGAAAACACTGCATCTACACACTTAACCACGAGGGTGTTTTCTTATGGTAAAGATGGAAGATCTCTGGCAGAGAGGAGCGAAAACGAGAGGAGAATTATCGTCGCCGTTGTTGTCAGTATGGTGGTTCTAATCCTCTTGGCTGTCATTATCAAAAGGAACACTGTTGGAAACTACTTGATATGGATGAAGTGTCGTCCCGTTTGTAGGTCTCGCGATTCCGAGCTCGGTGAAGGTACTGAGAGAAGCAGTTTAGACGAAAGCAGATCATCAGTCGTGGTTGTCCCTGATATAAATGGAGTTCAGGGAG TTCTGTCTCCTTTGAATACACTCAAATATCTTTCATTAGACGCTTACGAAAAAGTCTGGAAGCGAATGGACAAACGACCCGAAGGAACAAACAAAGGTGACTTTAAAACTGTAGCTCTAGAGTTCGGGTTTGAAGAGGAAAACATTTGGGAACTAGAAAAGGAATTCAAGACGTCTGGATCAGGAAGTCCTTCAAGACAACTGCTAGAGGCCCTAGAAACAAGACGACCTAAGTTAACTGTGTTTGAATTTATTAAAGTGATGAAGAAGCCAAACATCGATAGGGACGATATCGCTGACATCCTTCAAGATTACGTTTTCAAATGA
- the LOC140948959 gene encoding uncharacterized protein isoform X1: MDVLAIYLTIFLDFHLILTVYSSCGGDEFTVEDDNSRHVISCIKCSKYMCEPGFGLSPQCGEIVKLTDVSKIGCRQCQVGKTYSDTNKDYSSCKPCQICPDSHTVVRNCTLKANSECSRDCGKKFYFEETTGSCRRCSFCCHGKNEKKDDCKDMPFYEQCDANVPLKTINDCKPKCKDNQYIVMTKNGSHCEDCKHCPLGTSPSIKCGSMVESTAGIKCLGCVAGQTFSDKLDTGSCKTCTKCSIGQKELIPCNVTRDRVCGECAKGFYKDDTSNTCMPCSACCNDDEDVHVEKCGEENMPLSLQCSYTRRAISVCQQKIQENTKQEDSRSLLAVYIAAGVTMGLVTSILIMLLLRWRHQRYKRLSGSHSLTMLLPSEEEQEEEATSHSATKLEDPTVNVSQETLSFEKCGVLLQFNDPHSFFNDAQQIRVEICWDQTSFPALNQDEVILSPIIKFHPYGIRLSKPVQIRIPHSALVFFTHGWNIKLKSSAFQNEINVWRDDEVDEISNNDVCYHADCLLSYVVVGTPAFNSKPNKKRFKCAVFGGEGKVGENYTAYLYVFDDCEASLEKIMQEEKSKNRILLGSLQSLYVETVQDTDIKISVKQLVQGWKEACINPQVITHKSLKDSYTTIPKSEILFEHDNGTNRDFHCTLELTADNAATKLSAVASIKDDPFRRYQESHQGLGHNDLMVTGRNLCDPLITDESRPSICFHEIPKEVLRAVAMKLDLSCRGVGNWRHVAVHLGFTEKEINDFRAELLTPDGSPCTVMLHALQEKQPKFTVAEFVRILQTRKIQRFDVVNILEPYVYELISSFSEK; this comes from the exons ATGGATGTACTTGCCATATATCTGACTATCTTCTTGGATTTTCATCTTATTTTAACT GTTTATTCAAGTTGTGGTGGTGATGAGTTTACAGTTGAAGATGACAACTCACGCCACGTGATCTCTTGTATTAAGTGTTCTAAGTATATGTGTGAACCTGGCTTTGGACTGTCTCCTCAGTGTGGTGAAATAGTAAAACTAACTGACGTAAGCAAAATAGGTTGTCGGCAATGTCAAGTTGGAAAAACGTATTCTGATACCAATAAAGATTATAGTTCTTGCAAGCCATGTCAAATATGTCCAGACTCTCATACAGTAGTGAGAAACTGCACTTTGAAAGCCAATTCGGAATGTAGTCGAGACTGTGGGAAGAAGTTCTATTTTGAGGAAACAACAGGGTCCTGCAGGCGATGCTCATTTTGTTGTCATGgaaagaacgaaaaaaaagaTGACTGTAAAGACATGCCCTTCTACGAGCAGTGTGATGCTAACGTCCCCCTGAAAACAATTAATGACTGTAAACCGAAATGTAAAGATAATCAGTACATTGTAATGACCAAGAATGGTTCACATTGTGAGGACTGTAAACATTGTCCTCTTGGAACTTCCCCATCTATAAAATGTGGAAGTATGGTGGAAAGTACTGCTGGCATTAAATGTTTAGGATGTGTGGCAGGTCAGACATTTTCAGACAAGCTAGACACTGGTTCCTGTAAAACTTGTACTAAATGTTCTATTGGACAAAAAGAACTGATACCATGTAATGTGACAAGGGACAGAGTATGTGGTGAGTGTGCTAAAGGTTTTTATAAAGATGACACTAGTAATACATGCATGCCATGTTCAGCATGCTGTAATGATGACGAAGATGTACATGTTGAAAAATGTGGAGAAGAAAACATGCCACTAAGTCTGCAATGTAGTTATACTAGGAGAGCTATCAGTGTTTGTCAACAAAAGATACAAGAAAATACAAAGCAGGAAGACTCCAGAAGCTTGTTAGCTGTTTATATAGCCGCTGGTGTTACAATGGGACTTGTGACTTCAATTCTCATAATGCTATTGTTGAGGTGGAGACATCAAAGGTACAAGAGGTTGTCAGGAAGTCATTCACTTACAATGCTACTTCCATctgaagaagaacaagaagaagaag CAACGAGCCATTCTGCCACAAAACTTGAGGATCCAACAGTAAATGTTTCACAGGAGACTTtatcctttgaaaaatgtgGAGTCTTACTTCAGTTCAATGATCCACATAGCTTCTTTAATGATGCTCAACAGATAAGAGTAGAAATATGTTGGGATCAAACTTCTTTTCCCGCTTTGAATCAAGATGAAGTGATACTCAGTCCCATTATTAAGTTTCACCCTTATGGCATAAGACTATCCAAGCCTGTGCAGATTAGAATACCACACAGTGCACTAGTATTTTTTACTCATGGTTGGAATATAAAACTCAAAAGTTCAgcatttcaaaatgaaataaatgtatGGAGGGATGATGAAGTGGATGAAATAAGTAACAATGATGTTTGCTACCATGCGGATTGTCTCCTATCCTATGTTGTTGTTGGTACACCAGCGTTCAATTCCAAACCAAACAAAAAGCGTTTCAAGTGTGCAGTTTTTGGTGGTGAAGGCAAAGTTGGTGAGAACTATACAGCATATCTGTATGTGTTTGACGACTGCGAAGCATCACTTGAG AAAATAATGCAGGAAGAAAAGTCTAAAAATAGGATTCTTCTGGGATCTCTTCAGTCTTTATATGTCGAGACTGTACAGGATACTGATATCAAGATTTCTGTTAAACAACTTGTTCAAGGATGGAAGGAAGCATGCATAAATCCACAG GTGATAACACACAAGAGTTTGAAGGACTCCTACACAACAATACCAAAATCAGAGATATTGTTTGAACATGACAATGGTACAAACCGAGATTTTCACTGTACTCTTGAACTAACAGCAGACAATGCAGCAACAAAACTTTCTGCAGTGGCTTCAATCAAAGAT GATCCATTTAGGAGATACCAAGAGAGCCACCAGGGCCTCGGTCATAATGATCTGATGGTGACTGGGAGAAATCTTTGTG ATCCCTTGATCACCGATGAGAGCAGACCATCAATTTGCTTCCATGAAATTCCAAAGGAGGTACTACGAGCTGTTGCCATGAAACTGGACCTGTCATGCAGAGGTGTGGGAAACTGGAGACACGTTGCAGTACACCTAGGCTTCACAGAAAAGGAGATTAATGACTTTAGAGCAGAATTGTTGACTCCTGATGGCAGTCCATGTACAGTGATGCTTCATGCTCTTCAAGAAAAGCAACCAAAGTTTACTGTAGCAGAGTTTGTACGCATTCTACAAACTCGCAAAATTCAGCGATTTGATGTGGTCAATATCCTAGAGCCTTATGTGTATGAGCTCATTTCcagtttttctgaaaaataa
- the LOC140948971 gene encoding uncharacterized protein: MLAKWGLLFMIVLGQMVCLSGEPFPCKAGQIHWKPNSTSGDQYKCLECPYCFKGQEPSVPCGSSVPYKTPVDCVECQSGKTYSDEDGKEQCKACRMCSGKAIKKNCTVSSNTECDDKCLPGYYEEPFIFGCHPCTDCCNDDKDEIAEECANSKKKCKVRSMPCKRESTLSSNAGTVGQSTLTALQTSHKPRKQVSTIPPSLPGNSRVVDDGDKLANFQKDNTNGDDNTVIITVSAVFAVLGVLIAIVIVLVLVYQGQIPVDTALCRCDRRSNDDGEMEGYHSTTTSQEQLQQGCMTLTELESNNQDLFDWVCLMLDSGKRWFRSDYELLAAQYKDIPLVIRNTLKSELQRGESPSRLLMTKLQTMNPTLPLCDLVGKLKKIGRNDIARKLAPHVKNNVENLPA; encoded by the exons ATGTTGGCGAAATGGGGGCTGCTTTTCATGATAGTTTTGGGCCAAATG GTATGTTTATCGGGAGAACCATTTCCGTGCAAGGCAGGACAGATCCACTGGAAACCCAACTCTACATCAGGAGACCAGTACAAATGTCTGGAGTGCCCTTATTGCTTTAAGGGACAAGAGCCTTCTGTCCCGTGCGGTAGTTCTGTTCCATACAAAACTCCAGTCGACTGTGTAGAATGCCAAAGTGGTAAAACGTACTCAGACGAAGACGGCAAAGAACAGTGTAAAGCGTGTAGGATGTGTTCCGGGAAAGCCATAAAAAAGAACTGTACTGTTTCATCAAACACTGAATGTGATGATAAATGCTTGCCCGGGTATTATGAGGAGCCATTTATCTTCGGATGCCATCCTTGCACAGACTGCTGTAACGATGACAAAGATGAAATCGCAGAGGAATGTGCAAATTCGAAGAAGAAATGTAAGGTTCGTTCAATGCCTTGCAAAAGAGAATCAACGCTGTCTTCAAATGCAGGTACGGTTGGACAATCGACATTAACCGCCCTACAGACAAGTCATAAACCCAGGAAACAAGTGTCTACAATTCCACCTAGCTTGCCTGGGAACAGTCGTGTTGTTGATGATGGTGACAAACTAGCAAACTTTCAAAAAGACAACACTAATGGTGATGATAATACAGTAATTATTACTGTATCAGCAGTGTTTGCAGTGCTAGGGGTGTTAATTGCAATTGTTATAGTGCTGGTCCTCGTATATCAAGGACAAATACCCGTAGATACCGCCTTGTGTCGCTGTGATAGACGTTCAAATGATGACGGTGAAATGGAAGGCTATCACTCTACAACTACGTCACAAGAGCAGCTTCAGcaag GGTGTATGACACTTACCGAGTTGGAGAGTAATAACCAGGACCTGTTTGACTGGGTGTGCTTGATGCTTGATAGTGGAAAACGATGGTTCAGGTCGGACTATGAACTTTTAGCTGCACAGTACAAGGATATTCCACTTGTTATACGCAACACCTTGAAATCCGAGCTTCAAAGAGGAGAAAGTCCTTCAAGGTTGTTAATGACTAAACTCCAAACAATGAATCCAACTCTTCCTTTATGCGATCTTGTCGGGAAGCTGAAAAAGATTGGACGTAATGACATTGCCAGAAAACTAGCGCCTCATGTGAAGAACAATGTTGAAAACCTACCTGCTTAG
- the LOC140948966 gene encoding uncharacterized protein, which translates to MGDNEHQINRRRRNSYLSFNLKVLIPLLIFLELSVVVPNVRATNQCTEFQFLVRNTDGTTSCEDCEHCPPGRGLSHECGTEISGDTMIHCIPCSEGRSFSTNYDTSSCILCSASCSEDQLVNKTCTTTSDVKCAKQCNSKDRYYDEVIGDCKRCSKCCGDAQDVIEEECKSKMGAASNMICSFQSSVNRCDRDTDTLTPSPQETRASQTEANASASPENTTESKNASTAASLNKTTTSQKDRATEFPKVTTVVQSTPFPAHFTQNVTGTFISSGDIRSLQDSSKAKLADNQVGLIVGITVGVVLVLVISGALISYCLLSKSYSCSKDPEKGVYNSVNDTAPCPVAIKGDPHTREKKPWKVKWTQSKSESIDPLCEKNPEGLVCARQNSTQKEPKLLESLLSQESTLQAVCERLDTFVRLGGDYRAVAKYYGFNYYQISSVLGQATYPGEPTKTRALIVSLASSRPNLTVKEFATVVEEKAKRKDVSRLLRAYDMAEEATEEE; encoded by the exons ATG GGGGATAACGAACACCAAATTAATCGAAGACGTCGAAATAGTTATTTATCCTTTAATTTGAAG GTGTTAATTCCACTACTTATTTTTTTGGAACTAAGTGTAGTTGTGCCTAACGTCAGG GCAACAAATCAATGTACTGAGTTTCAGTTCCTGGTACGTAATACAGATGGGACAACTTCTTGTGAGGATTGTGAACACTGCCCTCCTGGTCGAGGACTTTCGCATGAATGTGGTACAGAAATATCAGGAGATACAATGATTCACTGCATACCATGCAGTGAAGGCCGCTCGTTCTCCACCAATTATGACACTTCTAGCTGTATTCTGTGCAGTGCATCCTGTTCAGAAGATCAGTTGGTTAATAAAACTTGCACAACAACATCAGATGTCAAGTGTGCAAAGCAGTGTAACAGTAAGGACAG GTATTATGATGAAGTAATTGGTGACTGCAAACGTTGTTCAAAGTGCTGTGGAGATGCTCAAGATGTTATCGAAGAGGAATGCAAAAGTAAAATGGGGGCTGCTTCAAACATGATCTGCTCTTTTCAAAGCAGTGTAAATCGGTGTGACAGAGATACTGATACCCTAACACCATCTCCACAAGAAACCAGAGCATCTCAAACTGAGGCAAATGCAAGTGCATCCCCTGAGAATACCACAGAATCCAAAAACGCATCAACAGCAGCATctttgaacaaaacaacaacatctCAAAAAGATAGAGCAACAGAGTTTCCAAAAGTGACCACTGTCGTTCAGAGCACCCCTTTTCCTGCCCATTTTACACAAAATGTAACAGGCACCTTTATATCATCTGGAGATATTAGGAGTTTGCAGGATTCATCTAAAGCAAAGCTTGCCGACAACCAAGTTGGATTAATTGTTGGTATAACCGTGGGAGTGGTGTTGGTTCTAGTAATCTCGGGTGCTTTAATTAGTTATTGCTTATTGTCAAAGTCATACTCTTGCTCAAAAGATCCAGAAAAAGGAGTGTACAATTCAGTAAATGATACTGCACCTTGTCCAGTGGCTATCAAAG GAGACCCGCATACTAGAGAAAAAAAGCCTTGGAAAGTAAAGTGGACACAATCAAAATCAGAATCAATTGATCCACTGTGTGAGAAG AATCCAGAAGGTCTAGTATGTGCTCGTCAGAATTCCACTCAGAAAG agCCCAAGCTGCTAGAAAGCCTGCTTAGCCAGGAATCCACCCTTCAAGCGGTCTGTGAAAGGCTGGACACCTTTGTACGTTTGGGTGGTGACTATAGAGCAGTGGCCAAGTATTATGGGTTTAACTATTATCAGATAAGCTCAGTGCTTGGTCAAGCAACTTACCCGGGAGAGCCCACAAAAACCAGAGCACTGATTGTGTCACTTGCATCTTCCCGTCCAAACCTAACAGTTAAGGAGTTTGCAACTGTAGTGGAGGAGAAGGCCAAGAGAAAAGATGTCAGTCGTCTGTTGAGGGCCTATGACATGGCAGAAGAGGCTACTGAAGAAGAGTAA
- the LOC140948959 gene encoding uncharacterized protein isoform X2, producing MDVLAIYLTIFLDFHLILTVYSSCGGDEFTVEDDNSRHVISCIKCSKYMCEPGFGLSPQCGEIVKLTDVSKIGCRQCQVGKTYSDTNKDYSSCKPCQICPDSHTVVRNCTLKANSECSRDCGKKFYFEETTGSCRRCSFCCHGKNEKKDDCKDMPFYEQCDANVPLKTINDCKPKCKDNQYIVMTKNGSHCEDCKHCPLGTSPSIKCGSMVESTAGIKCLGCVAGQTFSDKLDTGSCKTCTKCSIGQKELIPCNVTRDRVCGECAKGFYKDDTSNTCMPCSACCNDDEDVHVEKCGEENMPLSLQCSYTRRAISVCQQKIQENTKQEDSRSLLAVYIAAGVTMGLVTSILIMLLLRWRHQRYKRLSGSHSLTMLLPSEEEQEEEATSHSATKLEDPTVNVSQETLSFEKCGVLLQFNDPHSFFNDAQQIRVEICWDQTSFPALNQDEVILSPIIKFHPYGIRLSKPVQIRIPHSALVFFTHGWNIKLKSSAFQNEINVWRDDEVDEISNNDVCYHADCLLSYVVVGTPAFNSKPNKKRFKCAVFGGEGKVGENYTAYLYVFDDCEASLEKIMQEEKSKNRILLGSLQSLYVETVQDTDIKISVKQLVQGWKEACINPQVITHKSLKDSYTTIPKSEILFEHDNGTNRDFHCTLELTADNAATKLSAVASIKDIP from the exons ATGGATGTACTTGCCATATATCTGACTATCTTCTTGGATTTTCATCTTATTTTAACT GTTTATTCAAGTTGTGGTGGTGATGAGTTTACAGTTGAAGATGACAACTCACGCCACGTGATCTCTTGTATTAAGTGTTCTAAGTATATGTGTGAACCTGGCTTTGGACTGTCTCCTCAGTGTGGTGAAATAGTAAAACTAACTGACGTAAGCAAAATAGGTTGTCGGCAATGTCAAGTTGGAAAAACGTATTCTGATACCAATAAAGATTATAGTTCTTGCAAGCCATGTCAAATATGTCCAGACTCTCATACAGTAGTGAGAAACTGCACTTTGAAAGCCAATTCGGAATGTAGTCGAGACTGTGGGAAGAAGTTCTATTTTGAGGAAACAACAGGGTCCTGCAGGCGATGCTCATTTTGTTGTCATGgaaagaacgaaaaaaaagaTGACTGTAAAGACATGCCCTTCTACGAGCAGTGTGATGCTAACGTCCCCCTGAAAACAATTAATGACTGTAAACCGAAATGTAAAGATAATCAGTACATTGTAATGACCAAGAATGGTTCACATTGTGAGGACTGTAAACATTGTCCTCTTGGAACTTCCCCATCTATAAAATGTGGAAGTATGGTGGAAAGTACTGCTGGCATTAAATGTTTAGGATGTGTGGCAGGTCAGACATTTTCAGACAAGCTAGACACTGGTTCCTGTAAAACTTGTACTAAATGTTCTATTGGACAAAAAGAACTGATACCATGTAATGTGACAAGGGACAGAGTATGTGGTGAGTGTGCTAAAGGTTTTTATAAAGATGACACTAGTAATACATGCATGCCATGTTCAGCATGCTGTAATGATGACGAAGATGTACATGTTGAAAAATGTGGAGAAGAAAACATGCCACTAAGTCTGCAATGTAGTTATACTAGGAGAGCTATCAGTGTTTGTCAACAAAAGATACAAGAAAATACAAAGCAGGAAGACTCCAGAAGCTTGTTAGCTGTTTATATAGCCGCTGGTGTTACAATGGGACTTGTGACTTCAATTCTCATAATGCTATTGTTGAGGTGGAGACATCAAAGGTACAAGAGGTTGTCAGGAAGTCATTCACTTACAATGCTACTTCCATctgaagaagaacaagaagaagaag CAACGAGCCATTCTGCCACAAAACTTGAGGATCCAACAGTAAATGTTTCACAGGAGACTTtatcctttgaaaaatgtgGAGTCTTACTTCAGTTCAATGATCCACATAGCTTCTTTAATGATGCTCAACAGATAAGAGTAGAAATATGTTGGGATCAAACTTCTTTTCCCGCTTTGAATCAAGATGAAGTGATACTCAGTCCCATTATTAAGTTTCACCCTTATGGCATAAGACTATCCAAGCCTGTGCAGATTAGAATACCACACAGTGCACTAGTATTTTTTACTCATGGTTGGAATATAAAACTCAAAAGTTCAgcatttcaaaatgaaataaatgtatGGAGGGATGATGAAGTGGATGAAATAAGTAACAATGATGTTTGCTACCATGCGGATTGTCTCCTATCCTATGTTGTTGTTGGTACACCAGCGTTCAATTCCAAACCAAACAAAAAGCGTTTCAAGTGTGCAGTTTTTGGTGGTGAAGGCAAAGTTGGTGAGAACTATACAGCATATCTGTATGTGTTTGACGACTGCGAAGCATCACTTGAG AAAATAATGCAGGAAGAAAAGTCTAAAAATAGGATTCTTCTGGGATCTCTTCAGTCTTTATATGTCGAGACTGTACAGGATACTGATATCAAGATTTCTGTTAAACAACTTGTTCAAGGATGGAAGGAAGCATGCATAAATCCACAG GTGATAACACACAAGAGTTTGAAGGACTCCTACACAACAATACCAAAATCAGAGATATTGTTTGAACATGACAATGGTACAAACCGAGATTTTCACTGTACTCTTGAACTAACAGCAGACAATGCAGCAACAAAACTTTCTGCAGTGGCTTCAATCAAAGAT ATCCCTTGA